The following are from one region of the Hippocampus zosterae strain Florida chromosome 9, ASM2543408v3, whole genome shotgun sequence genome:
- the ppfia4 gene encoding liprin-alpha-4 isoform X5 has translation MNPTVKIHLQNGTHFNTYMYQEFATLTKELNICREQLLEKEEEISELKAERNNTRLLLEHLECLVSRHERSLRMTVVKRQPPPPSGVSSEVEVLKALKSLFEHHKALDEKVRERLRVALERVSTLEGQLSATTQELSMVRQRKDGDSAERADGSKPPWKRLPNGSIDVHDDGSRVSELQELLDRTTKELSQTREHSASLNGRVAELEAELASARRELSRSEELSIKQQRDQREREDMEERITTLEKRYLAAQRETTHIHDLNDKLENELATKDSLHRQSEEKVRQLQEMLEMAEQRLAQTMRKAETLPEVEAELAQRVAALSKAEERHGNVEERLRQLESQLEEKNQELGRARQREKMNEEHNKRLSDTVDRLLTESNERLQLHLKERMAALEDKNSLIQDLENCQKQLEEFHHTRERLIGEIEKLRNEIDHLKRRSGAFGDGSSSHPRSHLGSASDLRFSVVEGQDGHYSTTVIRRAQKGRLSALRDDPNKVCGMFEQDYPSLRGSVSHLLGSDIEVESDLDDDVSSAMLSPSGQSDAQTLALMLQEQLDAINEEIRMIQVERESADLRSDEIESRMNSGSMDGLNVTLRPRALPTSATAQSLASSSSPPTSGHSTPKHHARNTSHHLGIMTLPSDLRKHRRKVASPVEVDKATIKCETSPPSSPRSLRLETNFAQFTGSLEDGRGKQKKGIKSSIGRLFGKKEKGGRMEPTRDFARDGQPLAALTDFDMAIGDTMTLGKLGTQAERDRRMKKKHELLEDARKRGLAFAQWDGPTVVSWLELWVGMPAWYVAACRANVKSGAIMSALSDTEIQREIGISNPLHRLKLRLAIQEMVSLTSPSAPLTSRTSSGNVWVTHEEMENLASSTKAANEEGSWAQTLAYGDMNHEWIGNEWLPSLGLPQYRSYFMECLVDARMLDHLTKKDLRSHLKMVDSFHRASLQYGIMCLKRLNYDRKELERRREDSQHDMKDVLVWTNEQVIHWVQSIGLREYSGNLLESGVHGALLSLDETFDYSSLALILQIPMQNTQARQVLDREFNNLLALGTDRRLEESGDDKSFRRSPSWRKRFRAREGGAGLGMMAGSMETLPAGFRMPSMSMPPSMNLMPKKQLQPEAPPPASPRLDPSTVRTYSC, from the exons ATGAACCCCACGGTGAAGATCCACCTGCAGAATGGGACCCACTTTAATACCTACATGTACCAG gAGTTTGCCACCCTCACCAAGGAGCTGAACATATGTCGAGAGCAGCTGCTGGAGAAAGAGGAAGAAATATCGGAGCTGAAAGCCGAAAGGAACAACACCAGG ttgctTCTGGAGCACCTGGAGTGTTTGGTGTCTCGTCACGAGCGCAGTCTCAGGATGACGGTTGTGAAGAGGCAGCCCCCCCCACCATCTGGAGTCTCCAGTGAGGTCGAGGTCCTCAAAGCCCTCAAGTCCTTGTTTGAACATCACAAGGCTCTGGATGAAAAG GTGCGTGAGAGGCTTCGCGTGGCTCTGGAGAGGGTATCCACCCTGGAGGGACAGCTGTCAGCTACCACACAAGAG CTGAGCATGGTGAGACAAAGGAAGGATGGCGACTCGGCGGAGCGAGCAGATGGATCCAAACCTCCATGGAAG AGACTTCCCAACGGCTCCATAGATGTTCATGATGACGGCAGCCGTGTGTCTGAGCTTCAAGAGCTGCTGGACAGAACGACTAAGGAGCTCTCTCAGACCCGCGAGCACTCCGCCTCTCTTAACGGTCGTGTGGCCGAGCTGGAGGCCGAGTTGGCGAGTGCCCGGCGAGAGCTGAGTCGCAGCGaggagctgtcaatcaaacagcAGAGGGACCAGAGAGAG AGGGAAGACATGGAGGAAAGAATAACAACGTTGGAAAAACGTTACCTTGCCGCCCAGCGAGAAACCACACATATCCACGACCTCAATGACAAGCTGGAGAACGAACTGGCCACCAAGGACTCCCTGCACAGACAG AGCGAAGAGAAGGTGCGCCAGCTGCAGGAGATGCTGGAGATGGCTGAGCAGAGGTTGGCTCAAACCATGAGAAAGGCTGAGACGCTGCCAGAGGTGGAGGCTGAGTTGGCACAGCGAGTAGCCGCACTGTCCAAg GCTGAGGAGCGTCATGGCAACGTGGAGGAGCGGCTCAGACAGCTGGAATCGCAACTGGAGGAGAAGAACCAAGAACTAGGAAgg GCTCGTCAGCGggagaagatgaatgaagaacACAACAAGCGTTTATCCGACACCGTGGACCGTCTGCTCACTGAGTCCAATGAGCGGCTGCAGCTCCATTTGAAGGAACGCATGGCTGCGCTGGAGGACAAG AACTCTCTTATACAAGATCTCGAGAACTGTCAGAAACAGCTGGAAGAATTCCATCACACACGG GAACGTCTGATTGGCGAGATTGAGAAACTGAGGAACGAGATTGACCATTTGAAACGTCGCAGTGGGGCATTTGGAGATGGAAGTTCAAGTCACCCTCG GTCTCATTTGGGCAGTGCAAGTGACCTTCGCTTCTCTGTGGTGGAGGGCCAAGATGGCCACTACAGCACAACCGTAATCAGGCGGGCACAAAAGGGAAGACTCTCAGCGCTTCGAGATGATCCAAACAAG GTTTGCGGCATGTTCGAACAGGACTACCCTTCGCTGCGAGGGAGCGTCAGCCACCTCCTCGGCAGCGACATCGAGGTCGAGTCTGACCTAGACGATGACGTTAGCTCGGCCATGCTCTCCCCAAGCGGTCAATCGGACGCACAAACTCTTGCTTTGATGCTGCAGGAGCAGCTTGATGCCATCAATGAAGAGATAAG GATGATCCAGGTGGAGAGAGAGTCGGCTGACCTGCGCTCGGATGAGATTGAGTCCCGCATGAACAGCGGCAGCATGGATGGACTCAACGTGACGCTTCGACCACGGGCGCTACCCACGTCGGCCACGGCCCAATCCTTGGCGTCATCCTCCTCGCCGCCTACCAGCGGCCACTCGACGCCTAAACACCACGCGCGTAACACCAGCCACCATCTCGGAATCATGACTCTG CCAAGCGACTTGAGGAAACACCGGAGGAAAGTTGCA TCACCAGTGGAGGTGGACAAGGCGACGATCAAGTGCGAGACGTCGCCTCCTTCCTCACCGCGCAGTTTACGTCTGGAAACCAATTTCGCCCAGTTCACGGGCAGTCTGGAAGACGGACGAGG AAAGCAGAAGAAAGGTATTAAGTCATCTATTGGCCGATTGTTTGGCAAGAAGGAGAAAGGAGGTCGAATGGAGCCGACCAGGGATTTTGCCAGGGATGGACAACCACTAGCAGCGTTAACAG ACTTTGACATGGCTATTGGAGACACGATGACTCTGGGCAAACTGGGCACCCAAGCGGAGAGAGATCGCCGGATGAAGAAAAA ACACGAGCTACTGGAAGACGCCAGGAAGAGAGGCTTAGCATTTGCGCAGTGGGACGGCCCAACTGTTGTCTCCTGGCTGGAG TTGTGGGTGGGCATGCCGGCCTGGTACGTGGCAGCGTGCCGCGCTAACGTGAAGAGCGGCGCCATCATGTCGGCCCTGTCTGACACGGAGATCCAGAGGGAGATCGGCATCAGTAACCCGCTGCATCGACTCAAACTGCGCTTGGCCATCCAGGAGATGGTTTCCCTTACCAGCCCTTCTGCACCTCTGACTTCCAGAACG TCCTCCGGAAATGTGTGGGTGACTCATGAAGAGATGGAGAACCTGGCTTCATCCACAAAAGCG GCGAATGAGGAGGGCAGCTGGGCGCAG ACGCTGGCATATGGGGACATGAATCACGAGTGGATAGGGAACGAGTGGTTGCCAAGCCTTGGCCTGCCTCAGTACCGCTCTTATTTCATGGAGTGTCTGGTGGACGCACGCATGCTGGACCACCTGACCAAAAAAGACCTGAGGAGCCACCTCAAGATGGTGGACAGCTTCCACAG GGCGAGTCTGCAGTATGGAATCATGTGCTTGAAGAGACTCAATTATGACAGGAAAGAATTGGAGCGTCGGAGAGAGGACAGCCAACATGACATGAAAG ATGTGTTGGTGTGGACCAATGAGCAAGTGATCCACTGGGTGCAGTCCATTGGTTTGAGGGAGTACAGCGGCAACCTGTTGGAGAGCGGCGTTCACGGAGCGCTCCTCTCCCTGGACGAGACCTTCGACTACAGCAGCCTGGCCCTCATCCTGCAGATTCCCATGCAGAACACCCAG gCCCGCCAGGTGCTGGACAGGGAGTTCAACAACCTGTTAGCCTTGGGGACCGACCGACGACTCGAGGAG AGCGGAGATGACAAATCTTTTCGCCGCTCTCCGTCGTGGCGGAAGAGGTTTCGTGCCCgagagggaggggcggggctgggGATGATGGCGGGCTCCATGGAAACGCTACCCGCTGGCTTCCGCATGCCCTCTATGTCCATGCCGCCCTCCATGAACCTCATGCCTAAGAAGCAGCTGCAGCCTGAAG CTCCGCCCCCGGCGTCCCCGAGGCTTGACCCCTCGACAGTGCGGACCTACTCATGCTAA
- the ppfia4 gene encoding liprin-alpha-4 isoform X1, translated as MMCEVMPTISEGDSAGPPRGAGSVPNGSEQEANFEQLMVNMLDERDKLLESLRETQETLIQSQTKLQGALHERDVLQRQINAALPQEFATLTKELNICREQLLEKEEEISELKAERNNTRLLLEHLECLVSRHERSLRMTVVKRQPPPPSGVSSEVEVLKALKSLFEHHKALDEKVRERLRVALERVSTLEGQLSATTQELSMVRQRKDGDSAERADGSKPPWKRLPNGSIDVHDDGSRVSELQELLDRTTKELSQTREHSASLNGRVAELEAELASARRELSRSEELSIKQQRDQREREDMEERITTLEKRYLAAQRETTHIHDLNDKLENELATKDSLHRQSEEKVRQLQEMLEMAEQRLAQTMRKAETLPEVEAELAQRVAALSKAEERHGNVEERLRQLESQLEEKNQELGRARQREKMNEEHNKRLSDTVDRLLTESNERLQLHLKERMAALEDKNSLIQDLENCQKQLEEFHHTRERLIGEIEKLRNEIDHLKRRSGAFGDGSSSHPRSHLGSASDLRFSVVEGQDGHYSTTVIRRAQKGRLSALRDDPNKVCGMFEQDYPSLRGSVSHLLGSDIEVESDLDDDVSSAMLSPSGQSDAQTLALMLQEQLDAINEEIRMIQVERESADLRSDEIESRMNSGSMDGLNVTLRPRALPTSATAQSLASSSSPPTSGHSTPKHHARNTSHHLGIMTLPSDLRKHRRKVASPVEVDKATIKCETSPPSSPRSLRLETNFAQFTGSLEDGRGKQKKGIKSSIGRLFGKKEKGGRMEPTRDFARDGQPLAALTDFDMAIGDTMTLGKLGTQAERDRRMKKKHELLEDARKRGLAFAQWDGPTVVSWLELWVGMPAWYVAACRANVKSGAIMSALSDTEIQREIGISNPLHRLKLRLAIQEMVSLTSPSAPLTSRTSSGNVWVTHEEMENLASSTKAANEEGSWAQTLAYGDMNHEWIGNEWLPSLGLPQYRSYFMECLVDARMLDHLTKKDLRSHLKMVDSFHRASLQYGIMCLKRLNYDRKELERRREDSQHDMKDVLVWTNEQVIHWVQSIGLREYSGNLLESGVHGALLSLDETFDYSSLALILQIPMQNTQARQVLDREFNNLLALGTDRRLEESGDDKSFRRSPSWRKRFRAREGGAGLGMMAGSMETLPAGFRMPSMSMPPSMNLMPKKQLQPEAPPPASPRLDPSTVRTYSC; from the exons gAGTTTGCCACCCTCACCAAGGAGCTGAACATATGTCGAGAGCAGCTGCTGGAGAAAGAGGAAGAAATATCGGAGCTGAAAGCCGAAAGGAACAACACCAGG ttgctTCTGGAGCACCTGGAGTGTTTGGTGTCTCGTCACGAGCGCAGTCTCAGGATGACGGTTGTGAAGAGGCAGCCCCCCCCACCATCTGGAGTCTCCAGTGAGGTCGAGGTCCTCAAAGCCCTCAAGTCCTTGTTTGAACATCACAAGGCTCTGGATGAAAAG GTGCGTGAGAGGCTTCGCGTGGCTCTGGAGAGGGTATCCACCCTGGAGGGACAGCTGTCAGCTACCACACAAGAG CTGAGCATGGTGAGACAAAGGAAGGATGGCGACTCGGCGGAGCGAGCAGATGGATCCAAACCTCCATGGAAG AGACTTCCCAACGGCTCCATAGATGTTCATGATGACGGCAGCCGTGTGTCTGAGCTTCAAGAGCTGCTGGACAGAACGACTAAGGAGCTCTCTCAGACCCGCGAGCACTCCGCCTCTCTTAACGGTCGTGTGGCCGAGCTGGAGGCCGAGTTGGCGAGTGCCCGGCGAGAGCTGAGTCGCAGCGaggagctgtcaatcaaacagcAGAGGGACCAGAGAGAG AGGGAAGACATGGAGGAAAGAATAACAACGTTGGAAAAACGTTACCTTGCCGCCCAGCGAGAAACCACACATATCCACGACCTCAATGACAAGCTGGAGAACGAACTGGCCACCAAGGACTCCCTGCACAGACAG AGCGAAGAGAAGGTGCGCCAGCTGCAGGAGATGCTGGAGATGGCTGAGCAGAGGTTGGCTCAAACCATGAGAAAGGCTGAGACGCTGCCAGAGGTGGAGGCTGAGTTGGCACAGCGAGTAGCCGCACTGTCCAAg GCTGAGGAGCGTCATGGCAACGTGGAGGAGCGGCTCAGACAGCTGGAATCGCAACTGGAGGAGAAGAACCAAGAACTAGGAAgg GCTCGTCAGCGggagaagatgaatgaagaacACAACAAGCGTTTATCCGACACCGTGGACCGTCTGCTCACTGAGTCCAATGAGCGGCTGCAGCTCCATTTGAAGGAACGCATGGCTGCGCTGGAGGACAAG AACTCTCTTATACAAGATCTCGAGAACTGTCAGAAACAGCTGGAAGAATTCCATCACACACGG GAACGTCTGATTGGCGAGATTGAGAAACTGAGGAACGAGATTGACCATTTGAAACGTCGCAGTGGGGCATTTGGAGATGGAAGTTCAAGTCACCCTCG GTCTCATTTGGGCAGTGCAAGTGACCTTCGCTTCTCTGTGGTGGAGGGCCAAGATGGCCACTACAGCACAACCGTAATCAGGCGGGCACAAAAGGGAAGACTCTCAGCGCTTCGAGATGATCCAAACAAG GTTTGCGGCATGTTCGAACAGGACTACCCTTCGCTGCGAGGGAGCGTCAGCCACCTCCTCGGCAGCGACATCGAGGTCGAGTCTGACCTAGACGATGACGTTAGCTCGGCCATGCTCTCCCCAAGCGGTCAATCGGACGCACAAACTCTTGCTTTGATGCTGCAGGAGCAGCTTGATGCCATCAATGAAGAGATAAG GATGATCCAGGTGGAGAGAGAGTCGGCTGACCTGCGCTCGGATGAGATTGAGTCCCGCATGAACAGCGGCAGCATGGATGGACTCAACGTGACGCTTCGACCACGGGCGCTACCCACGTCGGCCACGGCCCAATCCTTGGCGTCATCCTCCTCGCCGCCTACCAGCGGCCACTCGACGCCTAAACACCACGCGCGTAACACCAGCCACCATCTCGGAATCATGACTCTG CCAAGCGACTTGAGGAAACACCGGAGGAAAGTTGCA TCACCAGTGGAGGTGGACAAGGCGACGATCAAGTGCGAGACGTCGCCTCCTTCCTCACCGCGCAGTTTACGTCTGGAAACCAATTTCGCCCAGTTCACGGGCAGTCTGGAAGACGGACGAGG AAAGCAGAAGAAAGGTATTAAGTCATCTATTGGCCGATTGTTTGGCAAGAAGGAGAAAGGAGGTCGAATGGAGCCGACCAGGGATTTTGCCAGGGATGGACAACCACTAGCAGCGTTAACAG ACTTTGACATGGCTATTGGAGACACGATGACTCTGGGCAAACTGGGCACCCAAGCGGAGAGAGATCGCCGGATGAAGAAAAA ACACGAGCTACTGGAAGACGCCAGGAAGAGAGGCTTAGCATTTGCGCAGTGGGACGGCCCAACTGTTGTCTCCTGGCTGGAG TTGTGGGTGGGCATGCCGGCCTGGTACGTGGCAGCGTGCCGCGCTAACGTGAAGAGCGGCGCCATCATGTCGGCCCTGTCTGACACGGAGATCCAGAGGGAGATCGGCATCAGTAACCCGCTGCATCGACTCAAACTGCGCTTGGCCATCCAGGAGATGGTTTCCCTTACCAGCCCTTCTGCACCTCTGACTTCCAGAACG TCCTCCGGAAATGTGTGGGTGACTCATGAAGAGATGGAGAACCTGGCTTCATCCACAAAAGCG GCGAATGAGGAGGGCAGCTGGGCGCAG ACGCTGGCATATGGGGACATGAATCACGAGTGGATAGGGAACGAGTGGTTGCCAAGCCTTGGCCTGCCTCAGTACCGCTCTTATTTCATGGAGTGTCTGGTGGACGCACGCATGCTGGACCACCTGACCAAAAAAGACCTGAGGAGCCACCTCAAGATGGTGGACAGCTTCCACAG GGCGAGTCTGCAGTATGGAATCATGTGCTTGAAGAGACTCAATTATGACAGGAAAGAATTGGAGCGTCGGAGAGAGGACAGCCAACATGACATGAAAG ATGTGTTGGTGTGGACCAATGAGCAAGTGATCCACTGGGTGCAGTCCATTGGTTTGAGGGAGTACAGCGGCAACCTGTTGGAGAGCGGCGTTCACGGAGCGCTCCTCTCCCTGGACGAGACCTTCGACTACAGCAGCCTGGCCCTCATCCTGCAGATTCCCATGCAGAACACCCAG gCCCGCCAGGTGCTGGACAGGGAGTTCAACAACCTGTTAGCCTTGGGGACCGACCGACGACTCGAGGAG AGCGGAGATGACAAATCTTTTCGCCGCTCTCCGTCGTGGCGGAAGAGGTTTCGTGCCCgagagggaggggcggggctgggGATGATGGCGGGCTCCATGGAAACGCTACCCGCTGGCTTCCGCATGCCCTCTATGTCCATGCCGCCCTCCATGAACCTCATGCCTAAGAAGCAGCTGCAGCCTGAAG CTCCGCCCCCGGCGTCCCCGAGGCTTGACCCCTCGACAGTGCGGACCTACTCATGCTAA
- the ppfia4 gene encoding liprin-alpha-4 isoform X3, with translation MMCEVMPTISEGDSAGPPRGAGSVPNGSEQEANFEQLMVNMLDERDKLLESLRETQETLIQSQTKLQGALHERDVLQRQINAALPQEFATLTKELNICREQLLEKEEEISELKAERNNTRLLLEHLECLVSRHERSLRMTVVKRQPPPPSGVSSEVEVLKALKSLFEHHKALDEKVRERLRVALERVSTLEGQLSATTQELSMVRQRKDGDSAERADGSKPPWKRLPNGSIDVHDDGSRVSELQELLDRTTKELSQTREHSASLNGRVAELEAELASARRELSRSEELSIKQQRDQREREDMEERITTLEKRYLAAQRETTHIHDLNDKLENELATKDSLHRQSEEKVRQLQEMLEMAEQRLAQTMRKAETLPEVEAELAQRVAALSKAEERHGNVEERLRQLESQLEEKNQELGRARQREKMNEEHNKRLSDTVDRLLTESNERLQLHLKERMAALEDKNSLIQDLENCQKQLEEFHHTRERLIGEIEKLRNEIDHLKRRSGAFGDGSSSHPRSHLGSASDLRFSVVEGQDGHYSTTVIRRAQKGRLSALRDDPNKVCGMFEQDYPSLRGSVSHLLGSDIEVESDLDDDVSSAMLSPSGQSDAQTLALMLQEQLDAINEEIRMIQVERESADLRSDEIESRMNSGSMDGLNVTLRPRALPTSATAQSLASSSSPPTSGHSTPKHHARNTSHHLGIMTLPSDLRKHRRKVASPVEVDKATIKCETSPPSSPRSLRLETNFAQFTGSLEDGRGKQKKGIKSSIGRLFGKKEKGGRMEPTRDFARDGQPLAALTDFDMAIGDTMTLGKLGTQAERDRRMKKKHELLEDARKRGLAFAQWDGPTVVSWLELWVGMPAWYVAACRANVKSGAIMSALSDTEIQREIGISNPLHRLKLRLAIQEMVSLTSPSAPLTSRTSSGNVWVTHEEMENLASSTKATLAYGDMNHEWIGNEWLPSLGLPQYRSYFMECLVDARMLDHLTKKDLRSHLKMVDSFHRASLQYGIMCLKRLNYDRKELERRREDSQHDMKDVLVWTNEQVIHWVQSIGLREYSGNLLESGVHGALLSLDETFDYSSLALILQIPMQNTQARQVLDREFNNLLALGTDRRLEESGDDKSFRRSPSWRKRFRAREGGAGLGMMAGSMETLPAGFRMPSMSMPPSMNLMPKKQLQPEAPPPASPRLDPSTVRTYSC, from the exons gAGTTTGCCACCCTCACCAAGGAGCTGAACATATGTCGAGAGCAGCTGCTGGAGAAAGAGGAAGAAATATCGGAGCTGAAAGCCGAAAGGAACAACACCAGG ttgctTCTGGAGCACCTGGAGTGTTTGGTGTCTCGTCACGAGCGCAGTCTCAGGATGACGGTTGTGAAGAGGCAGCCCCCCCCACCATCTGGAGTCTCCAGTGAGGTCGAGGTCCTCAAAGCCCTCAAGTCCTTGTTTGAACATCACAAGGCTCTGGATGAAAAG GTGCGTGAGAGGCTTCGCGTGGCTCTGGAGAGGGTATCCACCCTGGAGGGACAGCTGTCAGCTACCACACAAGAG CTGAGCATGGTGAGACAAAGGAAGGATGGCGACTCGGCGGAGCGAGCAGATGGATCCAAACCTCCATGGAAG AGACTTCCCAACGGCTCCATAGATGTTCATGATGACGGCAGCCGTGTGTCTGAGCTTCAAGAGCTGCTGGACAGAACGACTAAGGAGCTCTCTCAGACCCGCGAGCACTCCGCCTCTCTTAACGGTCGTGTGGCCGAGCTGGAGGCCGAGTTGGCGAGTGCCCGGCGAGAGCTGAGTCGCAGCGaggagctgtcaatcaaacagcAGAGGGACCAGAGAGAG AGGGAAGACATGGAGGAAAGAATAACAACGTTGGAAAAACGTTACCTTGCCGCCCAGCGAGAAACCACACATATCCACGACCTCAATGACAAGCTGGAGAACGAACTGGCCACCAAGGACTCCCTGCACAGACAG AGCGAAGAGAAGGTGCGCCAGCTGCAGGAGATGCTGGAGATGGCTGAGCAGAGGTTGGCTCAAACCATGAGAAAGGCTGAGACGCTGCCAGAGGTGGAGGCTGAGTTGGCACAGCGAGTAGCCGCACTGTCCAAg GCTGAGGAGCGTCATGGCAACGTGGAGGAGCGGCTCAGACAGCTGGAATCGCAACTGGAGGAGAAGAACCAAGAACTAGGAAgg GCTCGTCAGCGggagaagatgaatgaagaacACAACAAGCGTTTATCCGACACCGTGGACCGTCTGCTCACTGAGTCCAATGAGCGGCTGCAGCTCCATTTGAAGGAACGCATGGCTGCGCTGGAGGACAAG AACTCTCTTATACAAGATCTCGAGAACTGTCAGAAACAGCTGGAAGAATTCCATCACACACGG GAACGTCTGATTGGCGAGATTGAGAAACTGAGGAACGAGATTGACCATTTGAAACGTCGCAGTGGGGCATTTGGAGATGGAAGTTCAAGTCACCCTCG GTCTCATTTGGGCAGTGCAAGTGACCTTCGCTTCTCTGTGGTGGAGGGCCAAGATGGCCACTACAGCACAACCGTAATCAGGCGGGCACAAAAGGGAAGACTCTCAGCGCTTCGAGATGATCCAAACAAG GTTTGCGGCATGTTCGAACAGGACTACCCTTCGCTGCGAGGGAGCGTCAGCCACCTCCTCGGCAGCGACATCGAGGTCGAGTCTGACCTAGACGATGACGTTAGCTCGGCCATGCTCTCCCCAAGCGGTCAATCGGACGCACAAACTCTTGCTTTGATGCTGCAGGAGCAGCTTGATGCCATCAATGAAGAGATAAG GATGATCCAGGTGGAGAGAGAGTCGGCTGACCTGCGCTCGGATGAGATTGAGTCCCGCATGAACAGCGGCAGCATGGATGGACTCAACGTGACGCTTCGACCACGGGCGCTACCCACGTCGGCCACGGCCCAATCCTTGGCGTCATCCTCCTCGCCGCCTACCAGCGGCCACTCGACGCCTAAACACCACGCGCGTAACACCAGCCACCATCTCGGAATCATGACTCTG CCAAGCGACTTGAGGAAACACCGGAGGAAAGTTGCA TCACCAGTGGAGGTGGACAAGGCGACGATCAAGTGCGAGACGTCGCCTCCTTCCTCACCGCGCAGTTTACGTCTGGAAACCAATTTCGCCCAGTTCACGGGCAGTCTGGAAGACGGACGAGG AAAGCAGAAGAAAGGTATTAAGTCATCTATTGGCCGATTGTTTGGCAAGAAGGAGAAAGGAGGTCGAATGGAGCCGACCAGGGATTTTGCCAGGGATGGACAACCACTAGCAGCGTTAACAG ACTTTGACATGGCTATTGGAGACACGATGACTCTGGGCAAACTGGGCACCCAAGCGGAGAGAGATCGCCGGATGAAGAAAAA ACACGAGCTACTGGAAGACGCCAGGAAGAGAGGCTTAGCATTTGCGCAGTGGGACGGCCCAACTGTTGTCTCCTGGCTGGAG TTGTGGGTGGGCATGCCGGCCTGGTACGTGGCAGCGTGCCGCGCTAACGTGAAGAGCGGCGCCATCATGTCGGCCCTGTCTGACACGGAGATCCAGAGGGAGATCGGCATCAGTAACCCGCTGCATCGACTCAAACTGCGCTTGGCCATCCAGGAGATGGTTTCCCTTACCAGCCCTTCTGCACCTCTGACTTCCAGAACG TCCTCCGGAAATGTGTGGGTGACTCATGAAGAGATGGAGAACCTGGCTTCATCCACAAAAGCG ACGCTGGCATATGGGGACATGAATCACGAGTGGATAGGGAACGAGTGGTTGCCAAGCCTTGGCCTGCCTCAGTACCGCTCTTATTTCATGGAGTGTCTGGTGGACGCACGCATGCTGGACCACCTGACCAAAAAAGACCTGAGGAGCCACCTCAAGATGGTGGACAGCTTCCACAG GGCGAGTCTGCAGTATGGAATCATGTGCTTGAAGAGACTCAATTATGACAGGAAAGAATTGGAGCGTCGGAGAGAGGACAGCCAACATGACATGAAAG ATGTGTTGGTGTGGACCAATGAGCAAGTGATCCACTGGGTGCAGTCCATTGGTTTGAGGGAGTACAGCGGCAACCTGTTGGAGAGCGGCGTTCACGGAGCGCTCCTCTCCCTGGACGAGACCTTCGACTACAGCAGCCTGGCCCTCATCCTGCAGATTCCCATGCAGAACACCCAG gCCCGCCAGGTGCTGGACAGGGAGTTCAACAACCTGTTAGCCTTGGGGACCGACCGACGACTCGAGGAG AGCGGAGATGACAAATCTTTTCGCCGCTCTCCGTCGTGGCGGAAGAGGTTTCGTGCCCgagagggaggggcggggctgggGATGATGGCGGGCTCCATGGAAACGCTACCCGCTGGCTTCCGCATGCCCTCTATGTCCATGCCGCCCTCCATGAACCTCATGCCTAAGAAGCAGCTGCAGCCTGAAG CTCCGCCCCCGGCGTCCCCGAGGCTTGACCCCTCGACAGTGCGGACCTACTCATGCTAA